A single region of the Lentisphaerota bacterium genome encodes:
- a CDS encoding DUF432 domain-containing protein, with protein MNDALSEMWVPQTLEPGKIHAPRIGPLQLWLAHRGDELHLAAGLIDETDARAEAAPAQPAEADVAAWRRWVCGSRPIQIALEPRLPPRPVIVRPAMPVTVLPGEEVAFFVSIPIRVAVLCVRDGGEPREVCEEPSVLLSNSWFGPPIEGELCYAVKTHARRHLDELRHDAHLAVCPVTIQNADSHSLTFERLCLRTQSLGIYAGTHHLWTNRGTLVYRGDDHPANITFETTPPPYDRARRLVAEPRKPHKQSRMMRAFGTFKSISGF; from the coding sequence ATGAACGACGCCTTGTCTGAAATGTGGGTGCCCCAAACCCTGGAACCGGGGAAGATACATGCGCCGCGTATCGGCCCGCTGCAGTTATGGCTGGCGCATCGCGGCGACGAATTGCATCTCGCTGCGGGGTTGATCGATGAAACGGACGCCCGCGCGGAAGCGGCTCCGGCTCAACCGGCGGAGGCGGATGTGGCGGCGTGGCGGCGCTGGGTATGCGGGAGCAGGCCGATACAGATTGCGCTGGAACCGCGGCTCCCCCCCCGCCCTGTCATCGTGCGTCCTGCGATGCCGGTGACGGTCCTGCCCGGCGAGGAAGTCGCTTTCTTTGTCAGCATTCCGATACGCGTGGCCGTCCTCTGTGTCCGGGACGGGGGCGAACCGCGCGAGGTGTGCGAGGAACCGTCAGTCCTGCTATCCAACTCATGGTTCGGACCACCGATCGAGGGCGAGTTGTGCTATGCGGTCAAGACCCACGCCCGTCGACATCTGGACGAGTTGCGCCACGATGCGCATCTGGCCGTGTGTCCGGTCACCATTCAAAACGCCGACAGTCACAGCCTGACGTTCGAGCGACTCTGTCTGCGGACGCAATCGCTCGGCATCTATGCGGGCACGCATCATCTCTGGACGAATCGTGGAACGCTCGTGTACCGCGGCGACGATCATCCGGCAAACATCACGTTCGAAACGACCCCGCCCCCGTATGACCGCGCGAGACGGTTGGTGGCGGAGCCGCGCAAACCCCACAAGCAGAGCCGGATGATGCGCGCTTTCGGCACCTTCAAATCCATTTCCGGTTTTTAA
- a CDS encoding mechanosensitive ion channel family protein, whose product MQGLIDWFYAHHIALARLVVLVIIGVPLIGLAEKIARRVGAKKFSPQGVMLLRKLIRYGLGTVLAVVLLGEMGFNLTAILGAAGIAGVAIGFAAQTSLSNLISGLFLILEKPFHVDDVLQVGETTGLVHEIDLLSVKLRTFDNRFVRIPNESLIKSTFINITRFPIRRMDIDIGVAYKEDVDHVVRVLTEIADQNPYALDEPAPLILFKGFGDSALEFLLGVWFEKTDTMTLRNSIMKEIKSRFDREGIEFPFPHRTLYVGANSAPFPVRMVDAT is encoded by the coding sequence ATGCAAGGACTTATCGATTGGTTCTACGCGCACCACATTGCGCTGGCCCGGCTGGTGGTTCTGGTGATCATCGGCGTGCCCCTGATCGGGTTGGCCGAAAAGATTGCGCGCCGAGTGGGAGCGAAGAAATTCTCGCCGCAAGGGGTGATGCTCCTGCGCAAATTGATTCGCTACGGGCTTGGGACGGTTCTGGCCGTGGTCCTGCTCGGCGAGATGGGGTTCAATTTGACCGCCATTCTCGGCGCGGCGGGCATCGCCGGCGTGGCGATCGGCTTTGCCGCTCAGACAAGCCTGTCGAATCTGATCAGCGGGCTGTTCTTGATTCTCGAAAAGCCGTTCCATGTCGATGACGTGCTCCAAGTCGGGGAGACGACGGGGCTGGTCCATGAGATTGATCTGCTGTCGGTCAAGCTGCGGACGTTTGACAACCGTTTTGTCCGTATTCCAAACGAATCCTTGATCAAAAGCACATTCATCAACATCACGCGGTTTCCGATCCGGCGGATGGATATCGATATCGGCGTTGCTTACAAGGAAGACGTGGATCACGTTGTCCGCGTGCTGACGGAGATTGCCGATCAGAACCCCTATGCGCTTGACGAGCCGGCGCCGTTGATTCTCTTCAAGGGCTTCGGAGACTCGGCGCTCGAGTTTCTGCTCGGCGTGTGGTTTGAGAAAACGGACACCATGACGCTGCGCAATTCGATCATGAAAGAAATCAAATCACGGTTTGATCGCGAGGGGATCGAGTTCCCCTTTCCGCATCGTACGCTGTACGTTGGCGCAAACTCAGCCCCCTTCCCCGTGCGCATGGTCGATGCTACCTAA
- a CDS encoding S1 RNA-binding domain-containing protein, protein MAQQTNHSAASAAFAAMLDTQTVVYRKGFNPGERVSARVLALNDVYAILDVQAKNEGLLPIAEVLNEAGEPTVKPGDSLTVIFTAMQGGAFMFALRVSGSLLMDQTVGRAFESGMPIEGLVKSEISGGYEVAVGATRAFCPYSQIDLHKTEGAVYVGQKFGFLVSEYGEEGHNVVLSRRALLEKEREAQRESLLADLREGDVRKGVVSRLTDFGIFVDLGGIDGLIPLRELSWVRDTKPEDVAKAGDTVEVQVREVDLERNRVSLSLRATQRDPWQDAIERYPIGSTLTGRVSHIEPFGAFIAIIPGVDGLVPISKLGNGRRILSAREAVSEGQELLVQVEAIDPERRRIALKPVDVRVQALKPGELAPGSEVEGIVEGIKEFGVFVRLSEEKAGLLHISETDIPKGGAPAARLERMFAPGSAIKLIVRSIEGGRISLTTPAKWQARTSGEGQEAEVSAFLASSKAPAKGLGNLGDVFGSLKL, encoded by the coding sequence ATGGCACAACAGACGAATCATTCGGCGGCATCGGCCGCTTTTGCGGCGATGCTGGACACCCAGACGGTGGTCTACCGCAAGGGGTTTAATCCGGGCGAGCGGGTGAGCGCGCGCGTTCTGGCGCTGAACGACGTCTACGCGATTTTGGACGTGCAGGCCAAGAACGAGGGGCTGCTCCCGATTGCGGAGGTGTTGAACGAGGCGGGCGAGCCGACCGTTAAACCCGGCGATAGCCTGACGGTCATCTTCACCGCGATGCAGGGCGGCGCGTTCATGTTTGCCCTGCGGGTCTCGGGTTCGCTTCTCATGGATCAGACCGTCGGCCGCGCCTTCGAAAGCGGCATGCCGATCGAGGGGCTCGTTAAAAGCGAGATCAGCGGCGGTTACGAAGTGGCGGTTGGTGCGACTCGCGCCTTTTGTCCCTATTCACAGATCGATTTGCACAAGACCGAAGGGGCTGTGTATGTCGGCCAAAAATTCGGCTTTCTGGTGAGCGAGTACGGCGAGGAGGGCCACAATGTGGTGCTGAGCCGTCGCGCCTTGCTGGAGAAGGAGCGGGAAGCGCAACGCGAGTCCCTCCTGGCTGATCTGCGCGAAGGGGATGTGCGCAAAGGGGTGGTTTCGCGCCTGACCGATTTCGGTATTTTTGTCGACTTGGGCGGCATCGATGGGCTGATCCCGCTGCGGGAACTCTCGTGGGTGCGGGATACGAAGCCCGAAGACGTCGCCAAGGCGGGCGACACGGTCGAGGTCCAGGTGCGCGAGGTTGATCTGGAACGCAACCGCGTCTCGCTCAGTCTGCGCGCGACCCAACGCGATCCGTGGCAGGACGCCATCGAGCGGTATCCGATTGGCAGCACGCTGACGGGCAGGGTCTCGCACATCGAGCCGTTCGGCGCGTTTATCGCGATCATCCCCGGCGTCGATGGCCTGGTGCCGATCAGCAAGCTGGGCAACGGCCGACGCATCCTCTCGGCCCGCGAGGCGGTGAGCGAGGGACAGGAGCTGCTGGTGCAGGTCGAGGCGATCGATCCTGAGCGCAGGCGGATCGCGTTGAAGCCCGTTGACGTGCGGGTGCAGGCGCTCAAGCCGGGCGAGCTGGCGCCGGGGAGCGAGGTCGAGGGCATCGTGGAGGGCATCAAGGAATTCGGCGTATTCGTCCGCCTCTCCGAGGAGAAGGCTGGCCTGCTTCATATCAGCGAGACCGACATCCCCAAGGGCGGCGCGCCAGCGGCCCGGCTGGAGCGGATGTTCGCTCCCGGTTCGGCGATCAAGCTGATCGTGAGATCGATCGAGGGAGGCCGCATCTCGCTGACCACGCCCGCCAAGTGGCAAGCGCGGACGTCGGGTGAGGGACAGGAGGCGGAGGTGTCCGCCTTTCTGGCCTCGTCCAAAGCGCCGGCGAAGGGCCTCGGAAACCTCGGCGACGTCTTCGGGTCTTTGAAGCTGTAG
- the nadB gene encoding L-aspartate oxidase yields MRIESFDYFIAGSGIAGLSAALRMASSGRVFLATKKESAESNSNYAQGGIACVLEPGDTFEQHVADTLDAGAGLCDESVVRRIVSDGPARIADLERLGVTFSASAESASGYDLGREGGHTRRRVLHAGDITGRRVESVLLERVLEHPNIVIRERTMVIDAITTRWLGLSGPNRCIGAYLLDEATGEISAVRAPWTILATGGCGKVYLYTSNPDIATGDGVAIAWRAGADIANMEFIQFHPTCLYHPQAKNFLISEAVRGEGAELVDRDGRPFMLNYDPRGALAPRDIVARAIDAEMKRTAAPYCCLDMRSKPRSFIEERFPTLYATAKRFGIDMAADLMPVVPAAHYCCGGIKATVAGETTLPGLLAVGECACTGLHGANRLASNSLLEALVCAQAVAERVRQEPVKRIDVVIPDWQYGRAVVSDEQVVVSHNWNEVRTCMWDYVGIVRSGKRLERALRRIANLRREIRQYYFDYWVTPDTLELRNIADVAALIIRSAAHRKESRGLHYTLDYPERSETVKPTVIAGRRIHTPSAGSHYAPLHAD; encoded by the coding sequence ATGCGCATCGAGTCATTTGACTATTTTATTGCTGGAAGCGGCATTGCAGGGTTGTCCGCCGCCTTGCGGATGGCGTCCAGCGGTCGCGTGTTCCTTGCGACCAAGAAGGAATCGGCCGAAAGCAACAGCAATTACGCCCAGGGCGGTATCGCCTGCGTGCTGGAGCCCGGTGACACCTTCGAACAGCATGTGGCCGACACGCTCGATGCGGGCGCGGGGTTGTGTGACGAGTCGGTGGTGCGGCGGATCGTTTCGGACGGCCCGGCGCGGATTGCCGATCTCGAGCGGCTCGGCGTGACGTTCAGCGCGAGCGCCGAGAGCGCCAGCGGCTATGATCTGGGGCGCGAGGGGGGGCATACGCGAAGGCGCGTGCTGCACGCAGGGGATATCACCGGGCGGCGTGTGGAAAGTGTGCTGCTGGAACGCGTGCTGGAGCATCCCAACATCGTGATCCGCGAGCGCACGATGGTGATCGACGCGATCACGACACGCTGGCTCGGGCTGTCCGGGCCCAATCGGTGCATCGGCGCCTATCTTCTGGACGAGGCGACCGGCGAGATCAGCGCGGTTCGGGCGCCGTGGACGATTCTGGCGACTGGCGGGTGCGGCAAGGTGTATCTCTACACGAGCAACCCCGACATTGCCACGGGCGACGGAGTGGCGATCGCCTGGCGAGCGGGCGCCGACATCGCCAACATGGAATTTATCCAGTTTCATCCAACCTGTCTCTACCATCCCCAAGCCAAAAACTTTCTCATCAGCGAGGCGGTGCGGGGCGAAGGCGCGGAATTGGTGGATCGTGACGGTCGACCGTTCATGCTCAACTATGATCCGAGAGGAGCCTTGGCACCGCGCGACATTGTAGCCCGCGCGATTGACGCCGAAATGAAGCGAACCGCTGCGCCCTACTGTTGTCTCGACATGCGCAGCAAGCCGCGCTCCTTTATCGAAGAGCGGTTTCCCACGCTGTATGCGACGGCGAAGCGGTTCGGCATCGACATGGCCGCTGATCTGATGCCGGTCGTTCCGGCGGCTCACTATTGCTGTGGGGGCATCAAGGCAACGGTTGCTGGCGAGACCACGCTTCCGGGATTGCTTGCGGTGGGCGAATGCGCCTGCACCGGTTTGCATGGCGCCAACCGGCTAGCCAGCAATTCATTGCTGGAGGCGCTGGTCTGCGCGCAGGCCGTGGCAGAGCGGGTCAGGCAGGAGCCGGTGAAACGGATCGATGTGGTGATTCCGGATTGGCAGTATGGGCGCGCTGTGGTCAGCGACGAGCAGGTGGTGGTGTCTCACAACTGGAACGAAGTCCGGACGTGCATGTGGGACTATGTCGGGATCGTCCGTTCCGGAAAGCGGCTCGAACGGGCCTTGCGGCGCATCGCCAACCTGCGCCGGGAGATCCGCCAGTATTATTTTGATTATTGGGTCACGCCTGACACACTCGAGTTGCGCAATATCGCCGATGTTGCGGCGCTGATCATCCGCAGCGCGGCCCATCGTAAGGAAAGCCGGGGCCTGCATTACACGCTGGACTATCCGGAACGGAGTGAGACGGTGAAGCCGACGGTGATCGCTGGTCGCCGCATCCATACGCCGTCGGCGGGGTCACATTATGCGCCGCTGCATGCGGATTGA
- a CDS encoding ParB/RepB/Spo0J family partition protein — MSKKKSAPPQKKPAAPPAVKGRHGLGRGLGALISAVPASVDAAHAPHATAVLALERGATTSPADPLPLPPGQQSVLSLPVGEIARCPWQPRSVFDQEALRELAESIKAHGVIQPLICRKSDGGGFELIAGERRLRAAVEAGLGRVPVIVLDAADRDAAEMAVIENIQREDLNVIEEAEGYRTLAETFNLTQQEVADRVGKSRPAVTNAMRLLDLPDEVKQLLSSNLLSTGHAKVLLGVTDPAEQTLLSHKCLTEGMTVRSLERLVARRKSARDSDVLARLPKPDMPEAHLRDLADRMNRHFGTHVRLTASQTYANGKRSKGCIEIDFYDNDDLDRLLSLLGITVD, encoded by the coding sequence GTGAGTAAAAAGAAATCCGCGCCGCCGCAAAAGAAACCGGCCGCACCCCCCGCTGTCAAAGGACGCCACGGCTTGGGTCGTGGTCTGGGCGCCCTCATCAGCGCCGTGCCTGCATCCGTTGACGCCGCGCACGCGCCCCATGCGACGGCCGTTCTGGCGCTCGAGCGTGGCGCGACAACATCCCCCGCCGATCCCCTCCCCTTGCCGCCGGGCCAGCAATCGGTGCTGTCCCTTCCCGTGGGAGAAATCGCGCGCTGTCCCTGGCAACCCCGCTCCGTCTTTGATCAGGAGGCGCTGCGCGAACTCGCCGAATCGATCAAGGCTCACGGCGTGATCCAGCCGCTCATCTGCCGCAAGTCGGATGGCGGAGGTTTCGAGCTGATCGCCGGCGAACGACGCCTGCGCGCGGCTGTTGAAGCCGGCCTCGGCCGTGTGCCGGTGATCGTCCTCGATGCCGCCGACCGCGATGCCGCCGAAATGGCCGTCATCGAGAACATCCAGCGCGAAGATCTCAACGTCATTGAAGAAGCCGAGGGCTACCGCACCCTCGCCGAGACCTTCAACCTGACCCAGCAGGAGGTCGCTGATCGCGTCGGCAAGTCGCGCCCCGCCGTCACCAACGCCATGCGCCTCCTCGACCTGCCGGATGAGGTCAAACAACTGCTTTCATCGAACCTGCTTTCCACCGGCCACGCCAAAGTCCTTCTCGGCGTCACCGATCCCGCCGAACAGACCCTGCTCTCGCACAAGTGCCTGACCGAGGGCATGACCGTCCGCAGCCTGGAACGCCTGGTGGCTCGGCGCAAAAGCGCCCGGGACTCTGATGTCCTCGCGCGACTCCCCAAACCCGACATGCCCGAGGCTCACCTCCGGGATCTCGCAGACCGCATGAACCGCCACTTCGGCACCCATGTGCGTCTCACTGCCAGCCAGACCTACGCCAACGGGAAACGGTCCAAGGGCTGCATCGAGATCGACTTCTACGACAACGACGATCTCGACCGTCTCCTCTCGCTCCTCGGCATCACCGTGGATTGA
- the trmB gene encoding tRNA (guanosine(46)-N7)-methyltransferase TrmB, with translation MTSSPPPSPPIRELTTFILTPASITEPLPVDAIFSADAPLEVDVGAGKGRFLLARASANPDVCYIAIERLLGRVRKIDSKLTRNGLANVRIIRLEAFYALQFLLPPKRIRTVYIHFPDPWPKRRHHKRRLFSPEFLDMLHDRLQPGGTVQIATDHLDYFEAIRKAFARDTRYQEAPPIPRLPEEQTDFELIFRGNGQTIGECAYRI, from the coding sequence ATGACATCATCGCCCCCGCCTTCACCGCCCATTCGAGAACTGACGACCTTTATCCTGACGCCGGCATCGATCACCGAGCCGTTGCCCGTTGATGCGATCTTCTCGGCGGACGCGCCGCTGGAGGTCGACGTCGGCGCCGGCAAGGGACGATTCCTGCTGGCCCGCGCCTCGGCCAATCCCGACGTGTGCTACATTGCCATCGAGCGACTGCTGGGACGCGTCCGCAAGATTGACAGTAAGCTGACGCGCAACGGGCTAGCCAATGTGCGAATCATCCGCCTGGAGGCGTTCTACGCTCTGCAGTTTCTTCTGCCGCCCAAACGCATTCGGACGGTCTACATTCACTTCCCCGACCCGTGGCCCAAACGACGCCACCACAAACGACGACTTTTCTCACCGGAATTCCTCGATATGCTCCATGATCGGCTTCAACCCGGCGGCACGGTGCAGATCGCTACCGATCACCTCGATTATTTTGAGGCGATCCGCAAAGCGTTCGCCCGCGACACGCGGTACCAAGAGGCACCGCCCATTCCCCGCCTGCCCGAGGAGCAAACCGATTTTGAGTTGATCTTCCGCGGCAACGGGCAAACCATCGGCGAATGCGCCTACCGCATTTGA
- a CDS encoding N-acetyl-gamma-glutamyl-phosphate reductase, with protein sequence MITVKIIGATGYGGVGIIELLLQHPEARLVTLVAREDIGQPLSAVYPHLTGFCELPILAPDDPAAAEPADVVFYSTPDGVGMTRAHADLAKGSKIIDYSGDFRFTTPEAYADYATRIGRNPAHAAPDLLGGNAYGLAELHREAIRNARIVGNPGCFATSCILGLAPAARAGLIDPASLICDCTTGVSGAGKKVAPTFHYPARYEQLNAYKLAGHQHVCEVERELSLVAGREMRVTFTAHVAPVCRGIMSTLYGTLTAPLTENQALDCYRAFFSGSPFVRVFPSTAAIGTLHVRGTNFCNLVVSVDSRTNRLRVVAYIDNLIKGQAGSALQNMNLMCHCDETLGLNRPGNYP encoded by the coding sequence ATGATTACAGTCAAAATCATCGGCGCGACAGGCTATGGCGGAGTCGGCATCATCGAATTGCTGCTGCAACACCCGGAAGCGCGTCTCGTGACTCTGGTTGCGCGTGAGGACATCGGCCAGCCCCTGAGCGCGGTGTATCCCCACCTGACCGGCTTCTGTGAACTTCCCATCCTGGCCCCCGATGATCCCGCCGCCGCTGAGCCCGCGGATGTCGTTTTCTACTCGACGCCGGACGGTGTCGGCATGACCCGCGCCCACGCCGATCTCGCCAAAGGATCCAAGATCATCGATTACAGCGGTGACTTTCGCTTTACGACTCCTGAAGCCTACGCCGATTATGCAACCCGCATCGGCCGCAACCCCGCCCATGCCGCACCCGATCTGCTCGGCGGGAACGCCTACGGTCTGGCCGAACTTCACCGCGAGGCGATTCGGAACGCCCGGATCGTGGGCAACCCCGGCTGTTTTGCGACGAGCTGCATTCTGGGCCTCGCACCCGCCGCCCGCGCCGGCCTGATTGATCCCGCAAGCCTCATTTGCGACTGCACCACCGGGGTCTCCGGCGCCGGCAAGAAGGTCGCCCCCACGTTCCACTACCCGGCGCGCTACGAGCAGTTGAACGCCTATAAGCTCGCTGGTCACCAACACGTCTGCGAGGTCGAGCGCGAACTCTCGCTCGTCGCGGGCCGCGAGATGCGCGTCACCTTCACCGCGCATGTGGCGCCCGTCTGCCGCGGCATCATGTCCACTCTCTACGGCACCCTGACCGCACCGCTGACCGAGAATCAGGCGCTCGATTGCTACCGCGCGTTTTTCTCCGGCAGTCCCTTCGTCCGCGTCTTCCCCAGCACCGCTGCAATCGGCACGCTCCACGTGCGGGGCACGAACTTTTGCAACCTGGTCGTCAGCGTCGATTCCCGCACGAACCGGCTTCGGGTTGTCGCGTACATCGACAACCTGATAAAGGGACAGGCCGGATCCGCGCTGCAGAACATGAACCTGATGTGTCACTGTGATGAAACCCTCGGTCTCAACCGTCCAGGAAACTACCCGTGA